Proteins found in one Nostoc sp. NIES-3756 genomic segment:
- a CDS encoding glutamate-5-semialdehyde dehydrogenase, translated as MTTLQVASSLNDIAKQTRQAASLLAMLSTEAKNSAIAAVAIALESAKDEILQANIADCEAATADGIAKPLYKRLQLDEHKLRDAIAGVRDVGKLADPVGQVQIQRELDTGLVLKRITCPLGVLGIIFEARPEAAIQIISLAIKSGNGVILKCGKEAVRSCEAIVKAVKQGLSTTDVNPDVVQLLTTREETLELLRLDKYVDLIIPRGSNSFVRFVQENTRIPVLGHADGICHIYIDKAADLEKAVAVTVDAKVQYPAACNAIETLLVHQAIAAQFLPQVSQALAQLQVELRGDERTLQILPDIAAATAIDWETEYSDFILSIKIVDSLTDAIAHINQYGSRHTDAIITEDHTAVATFFGLVNSAGVFHNCSTRFADGFRYGFGAEVGISTQQMPPRGPVGLEGLVTYKYQMTGAGHIVATYTGAEAKPFTHKDF; from the coding sequence GATATTGCTAAACAAACTCGACAGGCTGCGAGTTTATTGGCGATGCTGTCTACTGAGGCGAAAAATAGTGCGATCGCTGCTGTGGCTATTGCTTTAGAATCGGCTAAGGATGAGATATTACAGGCAAATATTGCTGATTGTGAAGCGGCTACGGCTGATGGTATTGCTAAACCACTATATAAGCGGTTGCAGTTAGATGAACATAAATTAAGAGATGCGATCGCTGGGGTGCGGGATGTCGGTAAACTAGCAGATCCTGTGGGACAAGTGCAAATTCAGCGCGAACTTGACACAGGGTTAGTTCTCAAGCGGATAACTTGTCCTTTGGGTGTGTTGGGGATTATTTTTGAAGCGCGTCCCGAAGCAGCCATTCAAATTATCTCTTTGGCTATTAAGTCGGGTAATGGCGTAATTCTCAAATGTGGTAAGGAAGCTGTGCGTTCCTGTGAGGCGATAGTCAAAGCAGTGAAACAAGGGTTATCCACAACAGATGTTAACCCTGATGTGGTGCAGCTACTGACAACTAGGGAAGAAACCTTAGAACTTTTGCGCCTAGATAAATATGTAGACTTAATTATTCCTAGAGGTTCCAATTCCTTTGTCCGCTTCGTGCAGGAAAATACCCGCATTCCTGTACTTGGTCACGCCGATGGCATTTGTCATATATATATAGATAAAGCTGCTGATTTAGAGAAAGCTGTTGCCGTGACTGTTGATGCTAAGGTACAGTATCCGGCTGCTTGTAATGCCATTGAAACCTTATTAGTCCATCAAGCTATTGCCGCACAATTCTTACCACAAGTCTCCCAAGCATTGGCACAACTTCAAGTAGAATTGCGAGGCGATGAACGCACATTACAGATACTACCTGATATTGCCGCAGCCACAGCCATAGATTGGGAAACAGAGTACAGCGATTTTATCTTGTCAATTAAGATTGTAGATTCATTAACGGATGCGATCGCTCATATTAATCAATACGGTTCCCGTCATACCGATGCCATTATTACCGAAGATCATACAGCCGTCGCCACCTTCTTTGGTTTAGTCAACTCAGCCGGAGTCTTCCACAACTGTTCTACTCGTTTCGCCGACGGTTTCCGCTACGGTTTCGGTGCAGAAGTAGGCATTAGTACTCAACAAATGCCCCCCCGTGGCCCCGTAGGTTTAGAAGGACTAGTCACATATAAATATCAAATGACAGGTGCAGGACATATCGTCGCCACCTACACAGGCGCAGAGGCTAAACCCTTTACTCATAAAGATTTTTAG